A genomic region of Elaeis guineensis isolate ETL-2024a chromosome 9, EG11, whole genome shotgun sequence contains the following coding sequences:
- the LOC105052041 gene encoding citrate-binding protein-like, whose protein sequence is MSSYLALLVPVCWVVLQLHGHIVVAWSPDPTHGFISLPLSNSNFHIQKPYDLPVSERYSFIDGIHKLWVLSTDKPHSRTSHTAPRTEIRIQGYDYSSGVWQFEGHAYIPSGTSGVCIMQVFGANRTATTLMLRVYNGALMYYRSQVIVDDIYDRWFRVNVIHDLRAKLVKVFIDGELKLAVSDRGGASHYFKCGVYAQNDSSYFMESQWKNIKVLKLPD, encoded by the exons ATGAGTTCTTACTTGGCTCTTTTAGTACCAGTGTGCTGGGTGGTTCTTCAATTGCATGGCCACATAGTTGTGGCATGGTCACCTGACCCAACACATGGTTTTATCTCCCTCCCTCTCAGCAACTCCAACTTTCATATCCAGAAACCATATGACTTGCCTGTAAGCGAGCGATATAGTTTCATCGATGGTATCCACAAGCTCTGGGTCCTGTCTACTGACAAGCCCCACTCCCGGACGAGCCACACTGCTCCTCGTACCGAGATTCGGATACAA GGTTATGACTACTCTTCCGGAGTTTGGCAGTTTGAAGGGCATGCTTATATCCCCAGTGGGACATCCGGTGTGTGCATCATGCAAGTTTTTGGAGCGAACCGGACAGCTACAACTCTAATGCTGAGAGTCTACAATGGTGCACTCATGTACTATAGGTCACAGGTCATAGTTGATGATATCTATGACAGATGGTTCCGAGTTAATGTGATCCATGATCTCCGTGCCAAGCTGGTCAAGGTTTTCATTGATGGAGAGCTGAAGTTAGCTGTGAGTGACCGTGGAGGAGCCTCGCATTACTTCAAATGTGGTGTTTATGCACAAAATGATAGCTCCTACTTCATGGAATCCCAATGGAAGAATATCAAAGTCCTGAAGTTACCTGATTGA
- the LOC105051991 gene encoding citrate-binding protein, which yields MACSPWFLLAFFVSLCLLRDAHRFCNGDPTEGFTAVPLTEWNFEMEKPYDIPLEERYSFVNGVRRMWVYSSDMPLRPDSKTKPRTEIRIRGYDYSSGTWQFEGYGFVPNGTSGTNIMQVHRATYPATTLMLRVYGGLLTNYVWSVVEPYVYDRWMRVNVIHDVDADKLTVFIDGVQKMEVEGNGPGVFNFKCGVYTQNYSTYYMESRWRDIRIFKKDD from the exons ATGGCTTGCTCCCCTTGGTTTCTCTTGGCATTCTTTGTTTCTTTGTGCCTTCTCAGGGATGCCCATCGCTTCTGTAATGGTGATCCCACTGAGGGTTTCACAGCCGTCCCATTAACTGAATGGAATTTTGAGATGGAGAAACCGTATGACATACCTCTTGAAGAACGTTACAGCTTTGTCAATGGAGTTAGGAGGATGTGGGTGTATTCCTCCGACATGCCTCTCCGACCAGACAGCAAGACGAAGCCTCGAACCGAGATTCGAATTCGT GGTTATGATTACTCATCTGGAACATGGCAATTTGAAGGCTACGGCTTCGTGCCAAACGGCACTTCTGGGACAAATATTATGCAAGTCCACCGAGCAACGTACCCAGCTACGACACTGATGCTGAGGGTCTATGGTGGTCTCCTCACAAACTATGTATGGTCAGTGGTGGAGCCTTACGTCTATGATAGATGGATGAGGGTAAATGTGATACATGACGTGGATGCTGATAAGCTGACGGTCTTCATCGATGGTGTTCAAAAGATGGAGGTGGAGGGCAATGGACCAGGCGTATTCAATTTCAAGTGTGGAGTTTACACCCAGAATTACTCGACTTATTACATGGAATCCAGGTGGAGAGACATAAGGATCTTTAAAAAAGATGATTGA
- the LOC105051992 gene encoding citrate-binding protein produces MKSFHPLGVLRMASSSWFPLAFLASLCLVKNGHLFCNADPTDGFTPVPLTEGDFDIQKPYDKPLQDRYSYINGVHKMWVYSTDKPFKPGSPTKPRTEIRIRGHDYSSGVWQFEGYGFVPEGTTGTSIMQILGSDGPILMLKVYDGQLNYHSQKLVEPNIYNRWMRVNVIHDVDANKLTVFINGVQKLEVEGRGPSTFYFKCGVYTQTDPSHYMESRWKNIRVLKKN; encoded by the exons ATGAAGTCCTTCCATCCCCTTGGAGTGTTAAGAATGGCTTCATCTTCTTGGTTTCCTTTGGCATTCTTAGCTTCATTGTGCCTTGTCAAGAATGGCCATCTCTTCTGCAATGCTGATCCCACTGATGGTTTCACTCCTGTTCCATTAACAGAAGGCGATTTTGATATACAGAAGCCATACGATAAACCTCTGCAAGACCGTTACAGCTACATCAATGGAGTTCATAAGATGTGGGTGTATTCGACCGACAAGCCGTTTAAACCTGGTAGCCCGACCAAGCCACGCACCGAGATTCGAATTCGG GGTCATGACTACTCATCTGGAGTATGGCAATTTGAAGGATATGGTTTCGTTCCAGAAGGCACCACCGGCACGTCGATCATGCAGATCCTCGGATCAGATGGTCCGATATTGATGCTGAAGGTCTATGATGGTCAGCTGAACTACCACTCACAGAAATTGGTGGAGCCCAACATCTACAATAGGTGGATGAGGGTCAATGTGATACATGATGTGGATGCTAATAAGCTGACGGTCTTCATCAATGGTGTTCAGAAGCTGGAGGTGGAAGGCCGTGGACCAAGCACATTTTATTTCAAGTGTGGAGTTTACACCCAGACTGATCCGAGTCACTACATGGAATCAAGGTGGAAGAATATAAGGGTCCTGAAAAAGAATTGA
- the LOC140851756 gene encoding citrate-binding protein-like, whose amino-acid sequence MSSYLALLVPVCLVVLQFHGHIVVAWPPDPTYGFISLPLNNSNFHIQKPYDLPVSERYSFIDGIHKLWVLSTDKPHSPTSHTAPRTEIGIRGYAYSSGVWQFEGHAYIPSGTTGVCIMQIFGANRTATTLMLRVYNGALMYYKSQVIVDDIYGRWFRVNVIHDIGAKLVKVFIDGELKLAVNDRGGALHSFKCGVYAQNDNSYFMESQWKNIKVLKLPD is encoded by the exons ATGAGTTCTTACTTAGCTCTTTTAGTACCAGTGTGcttggtggttcttcaattccATGGCCACATAGTTGTGGCATGGCCACCAGACCCAACATATGGTTTTATCTCCCTCCCTCTCAACAACTCCAACTTTCACATCCAGAAACCATATGACTTGCCTGTAAGCGAGCGATATAGTTTCATCGATGGTATCCACAAGCTCTGGGTCCTGTCCACCGACAAGCCCCACTCCCCGACGAGCCACACTGCTCCTCGCACCGAGATTGGGATACGA GGTTATGCGTACTCTTCTGGAGTTTGGCAATTTGAAGGGCATGCTTATATCCCAAGTGGGACGACCGGTGTGTGCATCATGCAAATTTTTGGAGCGAACCGGACAGCCACAACTCTAATGCTGAGAGTCTACAATGGTGCACTCATGTACTACAAGTCACAGGTCATAGTTGATGATATCTATGGTAGATGGTTCCGAGTTAATGTGATCCATGATATCGGTGCCAAGCTGGTTAAGGTTTTCATTGATGGAGAGCTGAAGTTAGCCGTGAATGACCGTGGAGGGGCCTTGCATTCCTTCAAATGTGGTGTTTACGCACAAAATGATAACTCCTACTTCATGGAATCCCAATGGAAGAATATCAAAGTCCTGAAGTTACCTGATTGA